AGCTGGTGGCAAGCAATCAAAGCCGGCTGAAGCCGGCTCACTTGATCAATACCCATCGGACCACTGCCGCGACTTAGCGGAGCATCAACCATGAACCAAGAACCCGATCGCGACGAATCCCTTCCCAACGACTTGACCGCCGGCCCTTCCGCCAATGGCGAACTGCACGACGGCGAATCGTTGTTGACGGCCTACGCGCTGGGCGAGCTGGCCGATAGCGAGCGTGCCGAAGTCGAATCCCGGCTGCACGAATCGGCCGAAGAGCGGTATACGGCCGAGCAAACGGCACGCCTGGGCAAATTGCTGCGAAAGTTGACGGTGGAGTCACCGCTGCCGGAGCGGTCGTCGGAGCTGCGCGAAGCTGTGTTGGCCGCGCTGGAAAGTCCGCCGCAGTCGGAGCGGCCTGTGCATTTGCCCGACCGCTATCCTCGCCGCCGCTTCTGGCTGCCGTTCAGCCTGGCCGCCTCGCTGCTCGTCACGTGTGGCACGCTGTTCGGTTTGATGAAGCCGAAGCACGCCGAGAAAGTCGTGGCACAGGGCGAGAAAGTGCGCGTAGCGTATGGTCCGCAAGGCTCTGACGTTACTGATCTTGCGGCGATTGACAAGGCCGATGAAGCCGTACAAAACCGTGCGACTTATGAGCTCGAGTCGCGGACCGATGTCCCAGGGCAATTTAAGCGTTCTAACCCGCCGCGATCGATCGATGAGATGGGCGCGGCTCCGACCATGACTCCCAACGTTGAACTCAGACTTGAGGGACGGCCTTCACCAGCGAAGTCAACGCTGCTGGCAAAGTATGGCGTCGCACCGGTTCCTGCGGAACCGCCCCAGGTACTCACACAAGGCGGTGATGTAACGTTTCCGCAACCCCCGGGCTCACAGCGCAACCTCCCAGGCCAGGCACGGCCAGGGCTATTCGATACTGTGGCTAACGGCGGGTTCGCGGGCGGCATGCTCGGTGGCGGCATGCAAGCGGGCCGCGGTGAGCAACGCGGCGGAAAGCAAAGTGGCGGGCAGCGTAGCCAAGATGAACAACAAGCGATGGACAGGAGCGTATCGCGGCTGTCTCGGCGTGACGGCGAGTTTCGTCATGGCCGCGACGCACAAGGCGGCCAAGCAGAAGTCACTAAGGCGGAAGCCGACGTGGCAACGGCCAAGGCAAGCCACGAGTTCCGTGTGAAGTCCGGCTTCGCGAACGCGCAAGCCCTGGCAGCCCACGACAGCATTGTTGTTCCCAACACCGAATCCTACGCCGCCCTCGTCGAAAACCCCTTCCTCAAACCCACCGAGCATCCGCTCTCGACGTTCTCGGTCGACGTCGATACGGCCTCGTACACCAACGTGCGGCGGTACTTGAACTCGCACGTCATGCCGCCGCCCGATGCCGTACGAATCGAAGAGCTGATCAACTACTTCCAATACGATTATCCCCAGCCCGAAGGCGAGACGCCGTTCTCCATCACCACCGACGTGGCCGATTGCCCGTGGAACGCCGAGCATCGGCTGCTGCGGGTGGGACTCAAGGGGCGCGAGGTGCCCGCCGATCAGCGGCCGGCCGGCAACCTGGTGTTTCTGCTCGACGTGTCGGGCTCGATGGACGCCCCCAACAAGCTGCCGCTGGTCAAAGAGGCCATGTATCTCTTGATCGACAAGCTGACCGAGAACGATCGCGTGGCGATCGTCGTCTACGCCGGCAATTCGGGCCTGGTGCTGCCGCCCACCAACGGCACGAACAAGGCCGCCATCCGCCAGGCCATTGGGCAGCTTACGGCCGGCGGCTCGACCAATGGCGGGCAAGGGCTGCAAATGGCCTACGACACCGCCCAGTCGCAGTTCGTCAAGGGCGGCACCAATCGCGTCATCCTGGCCACCGACGGCGACTTTAACGTGGGCGTCGTCGATCCCAACGACCTGGTGCGGCTGATCGAAGAGCGGGCTAAGAGCGGTGTGTTTCTCAGCGCGCTGGGCTTCGGTATCGGCAACCTCAAAGACGGCACGCTGGAAAAACTGGCCGACAAGGGAAACGGCAACTACGCCTACATCGACACGCTGGCCGAGGCCCGCCGCGTGCTGGTCGAGCAGTTGTCGGGCACGCTGGTGACCATCGCCAAAGACGTGAAGCTGCAGATCGAGTTCAATCCGGCCCAGGCCGCCGAGTATCGGCTGATCGGATACGAAGACCGCGTCATGCCGCACCAGGATTTTCACGACGACCGCAAAGACGCCGGCGAGATCGGCGCCGGGCACACGGTGACGGCGCTGTATGAGATCGTGCCGGCCCAGCGTGCCGTGGGTCCGGGCGGCGAGCCGCTCAAGTATCAGCGGTCCGGGCCTCCGACGCCCGCGGCTGACGGCGGCGAGCTGGCCACGCTCAAGCTGCGCTATAAAGATCCGGAGGGCCAGCAGAGCCGGCTGCTGGAGCACGTCATCACCGATCGCCGACCGCGGCAGGTCGCGGCCAGCAGCGATCTGAACTTCGCCGCGGCCGTGGCGGCCTTCGGCATGCTGCTGCGCGAGTCGCCCTATCGCGGCGACGCGACGTATGCCAAAGTGCTGGCGCTGGCCGAGCAGGGCCTTTCGGGAGACCCCAACGGCTATCGCTCGGAGTTCATCGAGCTGTTGCGGCAGGCACGCGAGATTTCGGGCAAAGAGTGACGTGGTGGATTCCGGGACCCGCTTCGGCCATACTATTTGGCAAGCAGGAGCGGTGCCGAAGCCATGACGAAAGAAGGTTGGGTCAATTTGCAGGAGATTGCTCGCTTCACCGTGTTTGGCGCGGTGGTGGGCGCGGAATTGGGCGCGGTGATGCCGACGACTTCCTGGGCGCCGGCCGCGCTCGAAGTCGGCTGTCCCTTGTTCGCCGCGATGGCCATGACGGCGGGCGGATTCTACGCGCGGGTGTTCAACAAAGAGAACCACGTGCGCGGCGGCATGATCCTCTGGCCGGCGATCAATTTGATCTGGGGTTCGGCGGTCGGCGCGCTGGTCGTGTCGCTGGTGCTGTCGTGGCCCGGAAGCGTGGCCGG
Above is a window of Pirellulales bacterium DNA encoding:
- a CDS encoding von Willebrand factor type A domain-containing protein, with the translated sequence MNQEPDRDESLPNDLTAGPSANGELHDGESLLTAYALGELADSERAEVESRLHESAEERYTAEQTARLGKLLRKLTVESPLPERSSELREAVLAALESPPQSERPVHLPDRYPRRRFWLPFSLAASLLVTCGTLFGLMKPKHAEKVVAQGEKVRVAYGPQGSDVTDLAAIDKADEAVQNRATYELESRTDVPGQFKRSNPPRSIDEMGAAPTMTPNVELRLEGRPSPAKSTLLAKYGVAPVPAEPPQVLTQGGDVTFPQPPGSQRNLPGQARPGLFDTVANGGFAGGMLGGGMQAGRGEQRGGKQSGGQRSQDEQQAMDRSVSRLSRRDGEFRHGRDAQGGQAEVTKAEADVATAKASHEFRVKSGFANAQALAAHDSIVVPNTESYAALVENPFLKPTEHPLSTFSVDVDTASYTNVRRYLNSHVMPPPDAVRIEELINYFQYDYPQPEGETPFSITTDVADCPWNAEHRLLRVGLKGREVPADQRPAGNLVFLLDVSGSMDAPNKLPLVKEAMYLLIDKLTENDRVAIVVYAGNSGLVLPPTNGTNKAAIRQAIGQLTAGGSTNGGQGLQMAYDTAQSQFVKGGTNRVILATDGDFNVGVVDPNDLVRLIEERAKSGVFLSALGFGIGNLKDGTLEKLADKGNGNYAYIDTLAEARRVLVEQLSGTLVTIAKDVKLQIEFNPAQAAEYRLIGYEDRVMPHQDFHDDRKDAGEIGAGHTVTALYEIVPAQRAVGPGGEPLKYQRSGPPTPAADGGELATLKLRYKDPEGQQSRLLEHVITDRRPRQVAASSDLNFAAAVAAFGMLLRESPYRGDATYAKVLALAEQGLSGDPNGYRSEFIELLRQAREISGKE